Part of the Anaerobacillus alkaliphilus genome, GTAAACGCCAAAGGGGATAAATAAACCTATGTTTGCAGCAAGATTATAAAACGATACTAAAAAGCTGACCTCACCAAAGAGATAGTAGAGTATTGTTTCAAAAGGTAGTAGACTTATCGTTCCATAGGTTTGGTTTGCCGGACGAAAAAAAAGCAAAACAAGGAGGCTTCCCAGATACAGATAGATAACAGCGTGTAGAATGACAGGAGAAATTAGGATTTTTTCGTCTGTCAGCCAGCAAACAGCAAAGAAAATGAATGATGTGAAGCAAAACCAAACAACAACAATTACAATCGGGTGAAGATAACTTGTTAACTCAAACCATATTGGCATGAGTAGGAAGAAAACGAGCTGAGAAAGCAACAACACGATGGTTAAAGGTCTACTCATGTCAAAGTACTCCATTCACAAATAATATACTAATTATAGCAAAAACGATGCTAGAATTAGCATTAAACCGATTTATTTTGTAATATAAACTTGTATTAGCATAATTTTGTAGGAGGGGATCCCTTGAAGTACAGACGTCTAGGCAACACAGGTTTAAAGGTAAGTGAAATTAGTTTAGGTAGCTGGTTAACTTACGGAAAATCAGTTGAAGAGAATTTAGCAGAACAAACAATACATAAAGCTTACGAACTAGGAATTAATTTCTTTGATTCGGCCAATGTTTATGAGCGTGGTGAAGGGGAGCGCGTCATGGCTCAAGCTCTTAAAGAATACCCACGTGACTCATACGTCATTACAACAAAAGCGTTTTGGCCAATGGGGGACGGACCGAATGACCGTGGACTGTCTAGAAAACATGTGACAGAGCAGGTTCATGCTAGTCTAAAAAGAATGAATTTAGATTATGTTGATATCTTTTACTGCCACCGTTATGATCCTGAAACACCAGTCGAAGAAACGCTACGTGCGATTGATGATTTAATTCGACAAGGAAAAATCTTGTATGCTGGTGTGAGTGAGTGGAGCGCTGCTCAAATTGAAGAAGCAGTAAGGATCGCTGATCGCCGCTTGCTTGACCGCATCGTTGTAAACCAACCAGTTTATAACATGCTAAATCGTTACATCGAACCTGAAATCATTCCAACGAGTCAGAAGCATGGCATTGGTCAGGTTGTATTTTCTCCATTAGCACAAGGGGTGTTAACAGGGAAGTATAAACGTGGGCAAGTTCCTACTGATAGCCGTGCCTCAAATGAGTCCATTAATATGTGGATCACCAACATGTTAAATGATGACGTATTAACGAAGGTGGAAAAATTAGAGGGAATTGCAAAAGAGTTAGATATAACGTTACCATCTTTAGCTTTAGCATGGATCCTTCGCCAACCGAACGTAGCTAGTGCGTTAATAGGTGCAAGTAAACCAAGTCAGGTAGAAGAAAACGTAAAAGCAGTAGAAGTAGTTTTATCTGAGGATATTATCAACCAAATAGAAGAGATCTTGTAATGAAATTATGGCACCACAAAAGCGTAGAGCTTTTGTGGTGTTTTTTTGGTATAAAAAGGATTTTTCCATATTACTATTGAATAGGATTACTATCATAAGGAGGGTATACGATGAATAACAAATTACTAAGAGTAGGGACCATTTACTTACCGGTAACAAATGTCGAACGCTCAGCTGATTGGTATGAAAGTAAACTAGGGGCGGTAGTCACTTATAAAGACAAGGATAAAGCAATTATCAATTTGGCTGATATAAGCTTTTTTCTCGTGAAATCGGCTCCAGAACAAAATGCAAACTTTTATGATATTTATGGTGATGAGCGATTTTCGCTAACCTTTGAGGTGAACGGACTAAAAGCGCTTGAAACCATTTATCATGATTTTCACGAAAAAGGTGTAACCATCGGAGTAATTGAAAATAGAGGACATATCGGCAGAAATTTTGTCTTCTATGATCCAGATGGTAACAAGTTTGATGTTTGGAGTGAATTAAGCCCGAGCTATAAAGGAAGAAATTAATGTTAGAATTCTGGTTATTGGTCACTACGTGGCAAAGTTTGGGGAATAGTATAGACATAAGAACATGAGGACGTGAAAATGAGATGAAATTTATAGGGATCGATTTGTCTGGTCCTGCCAACCACCATGATACGGTAATGACCGTGTTCGAGCCAGGAGAAACTTCACTTGTATTTGAAAATATCTTACTCGAGGCTTCAGATGAAATCATCGTTTCCACCATTATGAAACTTGCAACTGAAGGGGAGGTTGCTATCGGAATTGATGCTCCTTTATCTTATCAGGATGGTGGTGGTGATCGGCCTCAGGATAAAGGCTTACGTCAATGTATGAAGGAATTCGGTCTTTCAGGCAGTTCCGTTATGCCACCAACTTTAACCAAAATGGTTTATTTGACACTAAGAGGAGTTGCATTAACTCGTAGGGTACTTGCCGATCCTGCGGCTAGTAATATTCGGATTGTCGAAGTGCATCCTGGTGCAGCGATAGGAACGAGAATAGGAATAGAGAATATAAGTCATGCGCTTCACTATAAAAAAGAATTGTCTTCAAGACAGGTAGTTTTTGAATGGTTTTCAACAGTTGGGTTAGACGGTATTCCCGCCATGGTTTCAGAAAATTCTCATCGTATCGATGCTTGTGCAGCAGCACTTGCTGCTTGGCATTGGGCAGATCCAAACAAGCAACCTACATGGGTTTGGACGGAAACATCACCGCCACATCCGTTTGATGTGTGTTGTTAAAAGGGAATAGAGGCTGTCCCAGAAGTTTAGGACACCCTCTTTTTGCAGCAGGATTTTTTTGGAGGACATATATTCAGCTATTTTCGTAGTTTTTGCCTTTTTTTAACTTTAGAGGACACAGTGTGTCCTCGTAAATGACCCGCTACCATTTAAGACTTAACTACACCCTAAAAACCAACTCAAAATACTGCAATTAATTGGGACAACTTCTTAATTGTTCTTTTCATAAACTCTAAGATTCCTATACACAAGTGTTAAAAGGG contains:
- a CDS encoding VanZ family protein, producing the protein MSRPLTIVLLLSQLVFFLLMPIWFELTSYLHPIVIVVVWFCFTSFIFFAVCWLTDEKILISPVILHAVIYLYLGSLLVLLFFRPANQTYGTISLLPFETILYYLFGEVSFLVSFYNLAANIGLFIPFGVYYRYITMKASFPILLGFAIVAICLIEGLQFITKRGSLDIDDLILNVGGICLGYWLQPIVKKIVLVSKKE
- a CDS encoding aldo/keto reductase family protein produces the protein MKYRRLGNTGLKVSEISLGSWLTYGKSVEENLAEQTIHKAYELGINFFDSANVYERGEGERVMAQALKEYPRDSYVITTKAFWPMGDGPNDRGLSRKHVTEQVHASLKRMNLDYVDIFYCHRYDPETPVEETLRAIDDLIRQGKILYAGVSEWSAAQIEEAVRIADRRLLDRIVVNQPVYNMLNRYIEPEIIPTSQKHGIGQVVFSPLAQGVLTGKYKRGQVPTDSRASNESINMWITNMLNDDVLTKVEKLEGIAKELDITLPSLALAWILRQPNVASALIGASKPSQVEENVKAVEVVLSEDIINQIEEIL
- a CDS encoding VOC family protein yields the protein MNNKLLRVGTIYLPVTNVERSADWYESKLGAVVTYKDKDKAIINLADISFFLVKSAPEQNANFYDIYGDERFSLTFEVNGLKALETIYHDFHEKGVTIGVIENRGHIGRNFVFYDPDGNKFDVWSELSPSYKGRN
- a CDS encoding DUF429 domain-containing protein, which encodes MKFIGIDLSGPANHHDTVMTVFEPGETSLVFENILLEASDEIIVSTIMKLATEGEVAIGIDAPLSYQDGGGDRPQDKGLRQCMKEFGLSGSSVMPPTLTKMVYLTLRGVALTRRVLADPAASNIRIVEVHPGAAIGTRIGIENISHALHYKKELSSRQVVFEWFSTVGLDGIPAMVSENSHRIDACAAALAAWHWADPNKQPTWVWTETSPPHPFDVCC